ACCGCGACGACGTGCGCCTCGTGCGCCGACGCGACCCGCGGGAGCGCGTGCACGCGTTGCTCCCGTTCTTCAGCGTCGGGCGCGACGCGACGCCGGTCGTCGCGGTCGACAGCCTCTGGTGGGCCGTCACCGTGCTCGCGGCGAGCGCCGACTACCCGCTCGCCGCCCACCTCGCGCTCGACGGCACGGACGCCGACGATCTCACGAGCCTTCGCCTCGCCGGAACCGCGCTCGTCAACGCCGCGACCGGCAGCGTGCGCCTGATCGCCGCGCCCGAGCCCGACGCCGACGTCCGCGGCTGGTACGCACGGTTCCCACGCCTCGGCGCGCGCGTCGAGACGCTCGCGCCGGCGCTCGCCGCGGCGTTACCGGTGCCCTACGACGCGGCGTTCGCGCAGGCCCGCGTGTACGCCGAGTTCGGCCCGCGCGGCGTGCAGGGCTCGCCCGGTCGCCGCGTCCAACTCGGCGAGAGCTACGACTCGTCGTCGGGGTCGCGGCCCGGGAGTGCGTACGTCACGTCGGGCGCGACCGGGTCCGCCGTCGCCGCGACGACGTTCCCGGTGATCTCGGTCGCGGACCGTGTGGCCGGCGTGGTGGTCGCGACCGGCGGGTCCGTTCCGCGAACGACGTGGGTGCCCGCCGGCGACGTCGGCCCGCGCTGGCCCGACGTGCTCGACTCGAGTGCGGCGCTCGACGGGGTCGCCGGGGCGGGCGCCGCGCGTGCGTCGTCGCCCGCGCTGTTCGACGGCGGCGTGCACGCCGTGCCGACCGCGAGCGGACTGCTGTTCGCGCGCTCGCATTACGCCGTCGCGGCCGACGGTCGTCCGGCGCTCACGGGCGTGACCCTGCTCCTCGGCGACCGGACGTTACGCGGCGCGACGTTGCGCGAGTTGTTCGACTCGACGGCGACCGGCGCTCCGCGGCAGCCGCCACGCGTGCTGACCGGCGACCAACGGCTGAGCGCGGCGCGCGGCCTGTACGACGACGCGCGCCGCGCCCTGCAGCGCGGTGACTGGGCCGCATTCGGGCGGGCGCTCGACGCGATCGGCCGCGTGCTCGCGCCCGTGCCGGCGGGCGACGGTCGATAACGCCGTGCGTTCGCCTTGCTCGGCCGCGCGCGGCCGCGTAACCTTGGCCATCTTTGCCCGCGCCGCGGCACGCGGCCAGGGGACCTGATGGGGCGCCGGGCAACGCGGACGTGCCCGGCGCCCCTCACTCACGAGCGCTTTTGTGAACATCCACGAATATCAGGCGAAGGACATCCTTCGCCGCTACGGCGTGCCGATCCCGCCGGGCGACGTCGCGACGACGCCCCACGAGGCGGAGGCGATCGCACGCCGGATCGGCAAGCCGGTCATGGTGAAGGCCCAGGTGCACGCGGGCGGCCGCGGGAAGGCGGGCGGCGTGAAGTACTGCCCGACGCCCGAGGCCGCGCGCGAGAAGGCGCAGGCGATCCTCGGCATGGACATCAAGGGCCTAACGGTCGAGAAGGTGCTCGTCGCCGAGGCCGCCGACATCGGCACCGAGGCGTACGTCGGGATCATCGTCGACCGCGCGACCAAGAAGCCGGTGTTCATGGTCAGCGCGGCGGGCGGCATCGACATCGAGGAGGTCGCCGCGACGACCCCCGAAAAGATCAAGTACCACCCCGTCGACCCCGTGTTCGGCCTGCAGCCGTTCGAGGCGCAGCAGCTCGGATTTTTCCTGTACGACGACGCGAAGCAGGCGCGCGCCGCCGCGAAGATCATGCAGGCGCTGTACAAGGCGTTCGTCGAGAACGGCTGCTCGCTGGCCGAGATCAACCCGCTCGTCGTCACGCCCGCCGGCGAGGTGATCGCCGTCGACGCGAAGATGGTCATCGACGACAACGAACTCGAGCGCCGAGCCGATCTCGAGGCCCTGCGCGACGAAAGCTCCGAAGCGCCGAGCGAGGTCATGGCGCGCAAGGCCAACCTCACGTTCATCAAGCTCGACGGCAACGTCGGTTGCGTCGTGAACGGCGCGGGCCTCGCGATGGCGACGATGGACCTCGTGAAATACTACGGCGGCGAGCCGGCCAACTTCCTCGACATCGGCGGCTCGTCGAACCCGGAGAAGGTCGTCAACGCGCTCCGCATCATCACCGCCGACCCGAACGTCAAGGCGATCCTGTTCAACATCTTCGGCGGCATCACGCGCACGGACGACGTCGCGAACGGCATCGTGACCGCGACGAAGCAGAACCCGCTGCAGGTGCCGATCGTCATCCGCCTCACGGGCACCAACGAGGAGGTCGCGGTCCGCATCCTCGAGGAGAACGGCTTCTCCGCGATGACGGACATGGACACCGCCGTGCAGAAGGCGGTGGAACTCGCGACCGGCAACGCCGCGACCGGCGGGGCCGCGACGGCGGGGGCGGCGGCGTGAGCGTCTTCGTCGACAAGAACACGCGCCTCGTGGTGCAGGGCATTACCGGGCGCGACGGCTCGTTCCACGCGCGCCAGATGTTGGAGTACGGGACGAACGTCGTCGCGGGCGTCACGCCGGGGAAGGGCGGGCAGACGTTCCAGGACACCGTCCCGATCTTCAACACGGTCGAGGACGCGGTCCGCGAGACCGGAGCGAACACGAGCGTCATCTACGTGCCGCCGCCGTTCGCGGCCGACGCGATGATGGAAGCGGCCGCGGCCGGCGTCAAGCTGGTCGTCTGCATCACCGAGGGCGTCCCCGTGGTCGACATGCTCCGCGTGCGCCCGTACGTGATCGCGCAGGGCGCCCGCCTGATCGGGCCGAACTGCCCCGGCCTCATCACGCCGGGCGAGGCGAAGGTCGGCATCATCCCCGGCCGCATCTGCACGCCGGGGAACGTCGGCGTCGTCAGTCGCTCGGGCACGCTCACCTACGAAGTCGTCTACCACCTCACGCGCGCGGGGCTCGGCCAGAGCACGTGCGTCGGCATCGGCGGCGACCCGATCAACGGCACGGGGTTCCTCGACGTGCTCGAGGCCTTCGAGAACGACCCCGCGACGAAGGCCGTCGCGATGATGGGCGAGATCGGCGGGACCGACGAGCAGGACGCGGCGACGTTCGTCAAGGAGCGCATGACGAAGCCGGTGGTCGGCTTCATCGCCGGGCAGACCGCGCCGCCGGGGCGCCGGATGGGGCACGCCGGCGCGATCATCTCGGGGTCGTCGGGGACGGCCGCGGAGAAGATCGAGGCGTTCCGCGCCGCGGGCATGGGCGTCGCCCAGCGCCCGATCGACTTCGTCGAACTCGTGCGCGAGCGCCTCGCCTAACGATTCGCCCGGCCGGCGCGCGGGGCGTGTCCCGCGCGCCGCCGGCGCGTCGCCGGGCCACCGCCGATGCAACTCAGCGATTACGTCAGGGCCGACCGCGTCGTGCTGCCGCTCGCGGGCGCGACGCTGCACGACGCGGGTCGCGTGCTCCTCGGCCGGCTCGTCGCGACCGGCGCGGTCGCGAGCCCGGACCGGCTGTGGGCTCGGGTCGACGAGGAACGACCCGAGGACCTCGTCGCGATGAGCGACCGGGCGTTCCTGCTCCACTACCGCAGCGACGCCGTGCGCGAACTCGCCGTCGCGATCGGGACCTCGACGGCCCCGGTCTCGCGCGAGCTGGGTGAGAGCGACGAGCGGCAGGAGGCGCGCATCGTCTTGCTCGTCGCCGCACCGCCGAAGCAGGCGGCCCGCTACCTCCAGGTCGTCGGCGCGCTCGCGCGGCTCCTGTCGCGCGACGACGTCGTCGACGCGGTCCTGCGCGCGCCCGACGCGGCCGCGGTGGCCGCGCTCCCCGCGTTCGCGGACATCATGCTCCGCGACCAGCTCACGGTGCGCGACCTCATGACCGAGCGTCCGCGCTCGATCGCGCCCGAGACGCCGCTCCGCGAGGCGGCGCTTGCGATGACGCGTGCCGGCGTGGCGGGGCTCCCCGTCGTCGAGTCCGACGGGCGCGTGATCGGCCTGCTCGGCCAGCGCGAACTCCTCCAGCACCTCCTGACCGAGTACCTTGACCGCGCCGGCGCGGCGCGCGGCGCGGCGCCGCTCGAGCAGCGGCCGCGCGCCGTGCGCGACGTGATGACGCGCCAGGTACTCTGCGTCTCGCCCGACCAGCCGCTCGCGGAAGTCGCGGCCATGATGACCAACAAGGACGTCGATCGCGTGCCGGTCGTGCGGGAAGGACGGCTCACGGGCTTCCTCACCCGCGGCGACATCGTGCGCAAGCTGATCGGCTCGTAACCCTCCTGCCTTCTTATACGCCGCCGTATGTCCGACCGCACGCTCGCCATCGTCAAGCCCGACGCGTTCGACGCCGCCAAGGCGGGCAACATCCTCGCCCTGCTCGAGAGCAAGGGGTTCGCGCTCCGCGCCGCCCGCGTGCTTCACCTCACCGCCGATCAGGCGGGTGAGTTCTACGCGGTGCACAAGGGGCGCCCCTTTTACGAAGACCTGGTCTCGTTCATGACCTCCGCGCCGTGTATGCCAGTCGTGCTCGAGAAGGCGGGCGCAGTCGCCGCACTCCGTGAGGCGATTGGCGCGACCGACCCGGCCGAAGCCGCCGAGGGCACCGTGCGGAAGCTGTACGCGGAGAGTAAGGGTCGAAATGCAATCCACGCGTCGGATTCGGACGAGAACGCCGCGCGCGAGATCGGATTTTTCTTCGCCGCCGCCGACATCGCGTAAGTCGCGGTCGCGCTTAGACTTGCTCGCGCTCGGTCTTGAAAACAGGGCCGAACGCCCGTAGGTTGGACGGTTATGCTGTCCTTCGACCTTCGCGCGCTCGAAGCTCGGGCCGCCGTGGTCGACGGCGCGCTCGCGCCGTCGGATCCCATCTGGGACGCGGCCGATCCGCGTCCGCTCGAACCGCTCCGGGTGACGGGGCGACTCTCGAGCGCGGGCGCGGGCCACTTTTATTTCCGGGGCCGCGTGGAAGGCGTCGCCGCGGGCGAATGCCGCCGGTGTCTGACCGACGTCACGACCGCGGTCGAGCTCGACACTCACCTCGTCTTCGTCGCGGCCGACGCCGAGGGCGCCGACGAGGAGTCGGACGCCTACGCGTTCGACCCCGAGGCCGGGGAGCTCGACCTTCGCCCGGCGCTTCGCGAGGAGTGGCTGCTGCACGCGCCATCGTTCCCGCTCTGCCGGGACGATTGCCGCGGGCTCTGCCCGACGTGCGGTGCCGACCGCAACCTCGCGGCGGACGCCGGCGGATGCGCGTGCCGGCCCGCGCTCGATCCGCGCTGGGCCGCGCTTCGCGGCGCCACGACCGACTGACCGCACGCGGGCGGGCTTCGCACCCGCCCTCACCCTACTCCCGACCGACCCATGGCCGTCCCGAAGCGCCGTACCTCCAAGCGGAAGAAGCGCGCCCGCAACACGCACAAGGCCGCCCCTGCGATCGCCATTCAGGCATGCCCGCAGTGCCGCAGCATGAAGCGCCCGCACCGCGTGTGCGGCGAGTGCGGCTACTACGACGGCGAGCCCCGGATCGAGACGCAACAGGACGCCTGAGTTGGCGCGCGTCGCGGTGGACGCGATGGGGGGCGATCTCGCCCCCCGCGCCCCGGTCGCGGGCGCGCTGCTCGCCCTGGCCGAGCTGCCCGGCGAGCACACGATCGACCTCGTCGGCCAGACGGGCGTGATCGAGGCGGCGCTCGACGATTTACTCGGCGGCGAGTTCGCCGCGCACGCCGCCCAACGCGCACGCGTGCACGTGATCGAAGCGCCGGACGTGATCGCGATGAGCGACAAGCCGCGCGTCGCGATCCGCGGCAAGCCGAGGAGCAGCATGGTCGTCGGGCTCCGCCGCCAGGCGGAAGGCCTCGCCGACGCGTTCGTCTCGGCCGGGAACACCGGGGCGCAAATGGCCGCCTCGATGTTCTTCCTCGGGTTGCACGAAGGGCTCACGCGGCCGGCCATCGGGACAGTTCTCCCGACCACGCGCAAGCCGCTCGTCATGCTCGACTCGGGCGCGAACGTCGACTGCTCGGCGGAGGAGCTCGTCCAGTTCGCACGTCTCGGTGCCGTGTACGCGGAAGACGTCCTCGGCCGCCCGGAGCCCGCCGTCGGACTGCTGTCGATCGGCGAAGAACCCGAAAAGGGCAACGCGGTCGTACAGGAGGCGCACCGAATGCTGCGCGCCGAGCGCGGCCTCGCCTTCCTCGGCAACGTCGAAGGGCGCGACATCCCTGGGGGCGCGTGCGACCGCGGGCCGATCGACGTCGTCGTGTGCGACGGCTTCGTCGGCAACGTCGTGCTCAAGTTCTACGAAGCGCTCGCGCCGACGCTGATGGGCGTGTTCGCGCGCGCGCTCGGCGCCGAGCGCGAGGTGCTCGCCGAGGCGTTCAAGGAGCTCGACTACTCCGAGCACGGCGGTGCCCCCCTGTTAGGCGTCAAGGGCGTCAGCATCATCTCGCACGGGAAGAGCAGCCCGCGCGCGATCAAGAACGCGATCAAGGTCGCCGTGCGCGTGGTCGAGGCGCGCATGAGCGACCACGTCGGCAAGCGGCTCATCGACGCGGCCGCTGCCGCCGCCAGCACGCCTCCCGCGGCCTCCCCGGCCTGACCCGACCGTGCGCTGGCCCCCGGCCGCGCCCGCCGTCTCTCTTCCCTCGTCGTCCGCAACGCGCCCGTGAAGCGTCCCGTCGCCTACATCGCCGGCACCGGCCGCGGCGTCCCCGCCGCCGTCATGACCAACCACGACTTCGGCGCGCGCGGGATCGAGACCACGCACGAGTGGGTCGTCGAGCGGACCGGGATCCACGAGCGTCGGATCGCGGACGACGCCACGACGACGGCGATGATGGCCGCCGACGCGAGCCGCGCCGCAATGGCCAAGGCCGGCGTGCAGGCCGGCGAGCTCGACGCGATCGTGCTGAGCACGGCGACGCCGGACCGGCTCCTCCCGTCCACCGCCGTCGACGTTCAAGCGGCGCTCGGCGCGACGCGGGCGGCCGCGTTCGATCTGTCGGCCGCGTGTTCCGGCTGGATCTACGGGTTGACTGTCGCCGAGGGACTCATCGCCACCGGGACGGCCGAAACAGTCCTCGTGATCGGCGCCGAGAAGATGAGCGCGATCATCGACTGGTCCGACCGCGCGACGTGCGTGCTGTTCGGCGACGGTGCGGGGGCAGCGGTGTTGAAGCGGCACAAGCCGACCGTGGCAGCCGCCCTCCGCGCGCCGAAAGGCATCCTCTCGTCGTTCATGCGCTCCGACGGGACACTCGCCGAGTTGCTCTGGCGCCCCGGCGGTGGCGCGAGCGTCCCGTTCACCGAAGCGGTACTGGCCGAGCGCTCGCACTACGTCAAGATGGCCGGGCGCGAGGTGTTCAAACACGCGGTGCGGTCGATGAGCGAGGCCGCCGACCGTGCGCTCGACGCGGCGCGTCTCACCGGAACCGACGTCGATCTGATGATCCCGCACCAGGCGAACGTGCGCATCATCGAGGCGACGGCGAAGCACGCGAGCATCTCGATGGACAAGGTGTTCGTGAACGTGAACCGGTACGGCAACACGTCGTCCGCTTCGATCGGCATCGCGCTCGACGAGGCGATCGAGTGCGGGCGCGTGAAGGAAGGGTCGACGGTGCTCCTCGTCGCTTTCGGCGCCGGGCTCACGTGGGCGTCGATGGTCGTCCGCTTCTGATGGGTGAGCCGTCGCCCGTCGTCTTGCTCTTCCCCGGGCAGGGATCGCAGATCCCGAGCATGGCCGCTGATCTCGCGAACGCGTACCCCGCCGCGCGCGAGGTGCTCGACGCCGTGGACGCCGCGCTCGCGGTCCCGCTCAGCCGGTTGATGGCCCATGGACCGGCAGACGAACTGACGCGCACCGACAACGCGCAGCCGGCGCTCCTCGCGCACGGCGCGGCGCTGTGGGTCGTCCTCCGCGACGCCCTTGCCGGTCGCGTCGTTGCGGCCGCCGGGCACTCACTCGGCGAGTTCACGGCGTACCACGCGGCCGGCGCGTTCCCGCTGCCCGCGGCCGTGCGCCTCGTCCGCCGCCGCGGCGAGCTGATGTTCGCGAGCGGGACCGAGCGACCGGGCGCGATGGCCGCGTTGCTCGGCGATCCTTCGCATCCGATCGAAGCGATCTGCGCGGAGGCCACGGCGGAGGCGGGAACCGTCGTGCCCGCGAACTACAACT
This is a stretch of genomic DNA from Gemmatimonadetes bacterium T265. It encodes these proteins:
- the sucC gene encoding succinate--CoA ligase [ADP-forming] subunit beta, with the protein product MNIHEYQAKDILRRYGVPIPPGDVATTPHEAEAIARRIGKPVMVKAQVHAGGRGKAGGVKYCPTPEAAREKAQAILGMDIKGLTVEKVLVAEAADIGTEAYVGIIVDRATKKPVFMVSAAGGIDIEEVAATTPEKIKYHPVDPVFGLQPFEAQQLGFFLYDDAKQARAAAKIMQALYKAFVENGCSLAEINPLVVTPAGEVIAVDAKMVIDDNELERRADLEALRDESSEAPSEVMARKANLTFIKLDGNVGCVVNGAGLAMATMDLVKYYGGEPANFLDIGGSSNPEKVVNALRIITADPNVKAILFNIFGGITRTDDVANGIVTATKQNPLQVPIVIRLTGTNEEVAVRILEENGFSAMTDMDTAVQKAVELATGNAATGGAATAGAAA
- a CDS encoding succinate--CoA ligase [ADP-forming] subunit alpha produces the protein MSVFVDKNTRLVVQGITGRDGSFHARQMLEYGTNVVAGVTPGKGGQTFQDTVPIFNTVEDAVRETGANTSVIYVPPPFAADAMMEAAAAGVKLVVCITEGVPVVDMLRVRPYVIAQGARLIGPNCPGLITPGEAKVGIIPGRICTPGNVGVVSRSGTLTYEVVYHLTRAGLGQSTCVGIGGDPINGTGFLDVLEAFENDPATKAVAMMGEIGGTDEQDAATFVKERMTKPVVGFIAGQTAPPGRRMGHAGAIISGSSGTAAEKIEAFRAAGMGVAQRPIDFVELVRERLA
- the ndk gene encoding nucleoside diphosphate kinase, which encodes MSDRTLAIVKPDAFDAAKAGNILALLESKGFALRAARVLHLTADQAGEFYAVHKGRPFYEDLVSFMTSAPCMPVVLEKAGAVAALREAIGATDPAEAAEGTVRKLYAESKGRNAIHASDSDENAAREIGFFFAAADIA
- the rpmF gene encoding 50S ribosomal protein L32, producing the protein MAVPKRRTSKRKKRARNTHKAAPAIAIQACPQCRSMKRPHRVCGECGYYDGEPRIETQQDA
- a CDS encoding phosphate acyltransferase: MARVAVDAMGGDLAPRAPVAGALLALAELPGEHTIDLVGQTGVIEAALDDLLGGEFAAHAAQRARVHVIEAPDVIAMSDKPRVAIRGKPRSSMVVGLRRQAEGLADAFVSAGNTGAQMAASMFFLGLHEGLTRPAIGTVLPTTRKPLVMLDSGANVDCSAEELVQFARLGAVYAEDVLGRPEPAVGLLSIGEEPEKGNAVVQEAHRMLRAERGLAFLGNVEGRDIPGGACDRGPIDVVVCDGFVGNVVLKFYEALAPTLMGVFARALGAEREVLAEAFKELDYSEHGGAPLLGVKGVSIISHGKSSPRAIKNAIKVAVRVVEARMSDHVGKRLIDAAAAAASTPPAASPA
- the fabH gene encoding 3-oxoacyl-[acyl-carrier-protein] synthase 3 encodes the protein MKRPVAYIAGTGRGVPAAVMTNHDFGARGIETTHEWVVERTGIHERRIADDATTTAMMAADASRAAMAKAGVQAGELDAIVLSTATPDRLLPSTAVDVQAALGATRAAAFDLSAACSGWIYGLTVAEGLIATGTAETVLVIGAEKMSAIIDWSDRATCVLFGDGAGAAVLKRHKPTVAAALRAPKGILSSFMRSDGTLAELLWRPGGGASVPFTEAVLAERSHYVKMAGREVFKHAVRSMSEAADRALDAARLTGTDVDLMIPHQANVRIIEATAKHASISMDKVFVNVNRYGNTSSASIGIALDEAIECGRVKEGSTVLLVAFGAGLTWASMVVRF
- a CDS encoding malonyl CoA-acyl carrier protein transacylase — protein: MGEPSPVVLLFPGQGSQIPSMAADLANAYPAAREVLDAVDAALAVPLSRLMAHGPADELTRTDNAQPALLAHGAALWVVLRDALAGRVVAAAGHSLGEFTAYHAAGAFPLPAAVRLVRRRGELMFASGTERPGAMAALLGDPSHPIEAICAEATAEAGTVVPANYNCPGQLVISGEVGGVERAMALAKAAGVKRAVRLPVSGAFHSPLMQDAQHGLDAALAGVSFADPSFPVYANVTAQPVTTADVARALLSQQLTSPVRWTETVAALATTYPDATYLELGPGTVLAGLVRKTAPGVRAVSCGTAAQVDALLTDLTS